TGCGCTCGAAGGCTTTCAATCAGAAGCGCGTCCTTTTGTGGCACAACGACTTCATCCTTGTAGATTTTTTGAGAGAAGATTTTACGCAGCCACGCAATCATTTTATCAATAGGCACCTTTGAAAGCAACTCTTCCATGGTTGCATTGCTAGCCACAGCGTCTCCGGTATCCACCTGGCTTTTTACCCACCACAGCAGGGCAATCCGCGACCTTGCTGTTCGTCTGAGTGCTTCGGTGAAAAACAGGTTGGCTTTGTGATAATTACCCATCGAATAATAACTGGCACCAATATTGATCAGAAATTGCCCGTGCAAGGGTGCCAATTGTAAGCACTGTCTGAAGAGCAAAAGCGCTTCGCGCGGCCGATTCTGCTTCCAGAAGATAACCCCTTTTAAATTCAAGGCTTGTATATTTTGCGGATACTCAACAAGAATGGAATTCAATAAAGACAAGGCTTCATCCAGTCGGTCTAACTTTATCAGTGCCAGCGATAGACGATGGCGCGGATTAATACCGCGCGGAGCGCTTTTATATGATTTTTGCCAAAAGTACGCGGCCTTTTCAAGATCACCCCGAAAATGATGAACAGCTGCGATATTATTCCATATCATGGGTTCCTGTTGTTTATTGGTTTTTTCACGTTCCAGCGCTCGCTGATACAAGACCAGCGCCGTATCCCAGTCGCCAACATGCTGATAATGTGACCAGGCCAGATTGTGGTATGGACGACTAGAATTAGGTGCCTTACTCATCGCGTCCTCCCACAGATACTTTGGCGAGCTCCAGTCGATATTACGAACGTAAGTCCCGGTCCCTATCCCCATTATTAGCAGCGGAATAAATGCCATCAAACCATAATAGACAACCACATTTTTCTGATGGTAAAGATCAATTAATCGCCTCAATCCAACGGCCATTGGCCAGAAAAGAAACAAGGACGGCAAATAGTTACGATGTTCGAAAATGAGTTCAAGGGGTATGATACTGGATTCAATCACATGATTGAGAAAAAAGAACAAAACGGCAAATGACAGAATCGGCCATTTCTTGATCCGAAAAACGGCCAAAGCAATGATGGCCAAAACCATAATGATGCTTGGCAGCGTCGTCCAGGGATGAAAAAGCGATGTGGAAATGTCAATGTCATGAACAAGCGATAGGCGATGAGGTGCCGGATAAAAGATGAGCGTCAAATAAAACAGAATAATCCTGGGCTGTGTTAAAAGCCGTTCGAGGGGTGAAAACAATCGTTTTTCATAGTTAAGCAACGCTATTGGATCACCGCTGTAAAAAAGAACTGTACCACCGATTACGATCGCGATACCCAGTGCAAGCGATATCCCTATAAATGCCAGGCGCACCTTTCTGCAGTCCAGATCCCGGAAAAAGACAGCCTCAATCAGCAGCAGCGAGAACGGCAGTATGGCCGCATTTTCTTTGGTAAAAAACGCCGCCAAAAAGCTCAAACTGCAGGTTGTAAATAAAAGCGCCTGCTTCAATGTAAAATTCTGCGATAGTCTGGCTTTGACGTAAAAGAAGATACTCAGGACATAGAACATACCGCACATGGATGCCATCCGCTGAACGATATATGTAACGGCCTGGGTCTGAATGGGATTGACCGCCCATAGGATTGCGGCCAGCAGACTAATAAAAAACACCTGACGCCGGTCGTATTTACCATCCAGGCACGGTGTACTACTCAGTGCCCGGAGGGTCATAAAAAGAAAAAATGCGCTCAATATATGGATCACCAAATTGATAGCGTGATACCCGAATGTATGATCTTTGCTCAGATACCAGTTTAGCGCAAAAGAGGAAAGCGCGAGTGGGCGGTTTAGATGGCCGTCTTGCAGATATGAAATAAACGGTTGCGCTACTGTTGATAAACGCGGGTATTGGGCGTGGACTTTAGGGTTGGTGATGATACTGGCATAATCATCAAAATGCCACGGCACGTCGAAGCTGTTACTATAGGCCAAAAACAATATAAGACCCAGCAACACAAAGGCGCGCCAGCCCGGTATATTGGCGGAAGGTGACTTATCCTTAGGGTTCATGAATTGGGTGATTGTCTATTAATAAAGAATAAAGGGGGGAACCAAACGGTTCCCCCCTTTGTATTTCAATCGATCGCTAGCAGATTATGATCCCCAGCCGCCGGAGTTTCCGGTATCTGTACCAAAGTAAACATAATAAACTTCGTTATCTTTGACGACATGCGGACAGCGTCCTGCGTCATCGCCGACCGTAACGATGGCGCCGTTACCGGTTGTGGTCAGAGTGGTATTATTCGGATTATTCAAAATAAGCTCTTCTGCCTGCGTTAACTGAGCCAGAGTGGGTATGGCGGTGTGATCCGGATCCGCAAAATAACTGGATAGTGCGGCTATAACGTTTTGGGCATCTGTTTCTGATTTGGCGCAATAGGCCTTGTCACGGTAGCGAATAAAATTTGGAATGGCTATGGCCGCTAAAATTCCGATGATGGCAATAACGATCATCAACTCGATCAGGGTAAAACCTTTTGAATTTTTGTTGCTAAGTCTTTGTAACATTGTTTAACCTCCCATGGTTTAATGATTTTTGATATTGTATTTTATGCGTTCTTGAATTCCCTATATTGGTTTTAGAATCGCGCTTGCCGTTCCGAACCCACCTCCTTTTCAAATGATCAAATATGTTTGCCGTTAAGCAAAGCAAAACCTATGCCATGAGCAAATAAATTCGAAAAAAATTTATATCTAACTGATATTAATTGATATATTTTTTTACCAGGCCAATTTCATAGATGGCTTCACCTGTCAAATTTTGCGCATTTACAATAAACCGGCAGCCTGTTGACAAATTTTGTCAGATGCCAGTGGTTTGATAACCGGCAAGATGTCATCTGCTATGCTGTATATCGACCAATTTTAAAATTTCTAAAGCAAAATGTTGATATGACAGGAAAATGGCAGTTGGTTGGGGTGCGAAGAAAGGTAAAATCCGGATCAGGTATCGATACCCAGCTTATCTAGTCGGTAGCGCAGCGACCGAAAACTAATGCCCAGCAATTCAGAGGCTTTGTTCTTGTTGCCATTGCTGCAATCCAGGGCTTTTTTTAGATATCCGCGCTCAATTTCTTCCAGGATGCCGTCCAGTGAGACACCACGAGACACCTCATCCAGGTCAAAGCGGCGATCTTTAAAGCCTTCGATCCAGCGGCGTTTGTGCAGCGATAAGGCCAGGCTGTCGGGCAGGATAATATTGGTGGTGGATAGCGCCACACTGCGTTCTAAAAGGTTTTCAAGTTCACGTATATTACCCGGAAAATCATATTTTTTAAGCAAATCAAGCGCATAGGAAGAAAACTTCGTAATTTCTTTCTCCATTTCGGTGGAATATTTTTCCAAAAAGTGTTGCGCCAAGGCCCGCAGGTCCGCTTTGCGCTCCCTAAGTGGTGGCACTTTGATTTCGATCACATTCAGACGATAAAACAGATCTTCGCGGAAATTGCCGGCAATGACCTCCTCCTCCAGCGCTTTGTTTGTGGCGGAAACAATCCGGATATCAACTGAAATGTCGTCGTTGCCGCCCACCGGTTTAAAGACCTTCTCCTGGACGGCTCTGAGCAGCTTGACCTGAATCGGCAAACTCAATTCGCCGATTTCATCCAAAAATACAGTACCTTTATGCGCGGTCTCAAAAAGCCCGATTTTATCGCTGGTGGCACCGGTGAAAGCGCCCTTTTTATGTCCAAACAGCTCGCTTTCCATGAGGGTCTCCGGTATACCGCCGCAATTAATGACCATAAACGGTTTGCTGCTGCGCTCACTTTCCTGATGTATCGCCTTGGCAATGACCTCCTTGCCGGTGCCGCTTTCCCCGGTAATCAGAACGTTGGTTTTGGTTTTGGAAACCTGTTGTATCAATTTATAAATATGGCGCATGGCCGGGCTGTTACCAACGATCATGCCGAAATGCAGGTTTTTTTTCAGCTCGTCATCGATCTGCTTTTTTTCATGTTCGATAGACCGCAATTCAAGCGCTTTGGCAATGGTTGCCAGTAATTCATCTTTATCAAAGGGTTTGGGGACATAGTCGTAGGCGCCCTCATTCATTGCCTCCACTGCTGTTTCGGTGGTGGTATAAGCGGAGATCAGAATCACCACATTGTCCGGATTTTGCTTTTTAGAGGCCCGTAGGACATCCAGACCGGTAATATCGCCGAGTCGAATATCACATAGCAACAGGTCAAAATGATTTTTTTCCAGCACGCTGATCGCCTCTCGACCGGTCTCGGCACAGGTAACGGCATACCCTTCATTGGTCAACATGTATTCCAGCAGCTCACGCATGCTGAGTTCATCATCGACGACTAAAATTTTAGGAGCGCTTTGGGTCATTGTTTTTTCCCCGGGTTAGAGCATATTTACAGTATATTCGGTCAATTCTTCAGGAATCTTTACATTCTTCTGCTGCGTTAAAGACAATTTTTCCGCTCACCATCGTCAGACACGGCCTGCCTTTCAACCGCCACCCATCAAACGGACAATTGCGGCTCAGTGATTTAAAATGATTAACATCAACGTCATAAACAACATTCGGGTCAATAATGGTAATATCCGCGCTGGCACCCGGTTTCAGACCGCACTCGATTCCTAATATACGCGCCGGCTGGGTAGACATTTTGGCAATCAGCTCGCTTAAAGAGATGACGCCTTCATGAACCAGTGATAGGCTCAGAGATACAGCCGATTCAAGACCGATAATGCCATTGGCCGCCTGGCTGAAGGCAACCGCTTTTTCGCGATCTGAATGCGGGGCGTGATCAGTGGCAATCACATCAATGGTGCCGTCCGCCAGGCCTTGCCGGATAGCTGTCCGATCTTTTTCCGAACGCAGGGGCGGATTCATTTTAGCATGGGTGCCGCTGTCTTTGACGGCCGCATCGGTCAGCAGAAAATAATGCGGGGCGGTTTCAGCCGTAACCGCTAAATTCTTAGATTTTGCCGCCCGCAGTGCCTCAACCGATTCGGCGGTGCTCACATGGGCAATATGCACCGGTGCGCCGGTGGCTTCACTCACGGCAATGTCGCGGGCGACCATGGCACTTTCGCTGGTGTTGGATATGCCGGCCAGCTGCAACTCTGCCGCCACCGAACCCGCATTCATGACGCCCCCGGCCACCAGATTCAAATCCTCGCAATGGGAAATCACTGGCAGATGAAGTCTTTTCGCAGCGGCCAGTGCTTTGTACATTAAAGCGTCATCCATTACCGGGTTGCCGTCATCGGATACCGCCACCACGCCGCAGGTCTTTAAGTGCTCAAAGTTACACAGTTGCCGGCCTTCAAGTCCAAGGCTGATTGCCCCCACCGGATAGACCCGCGCGGCGTTTGCCCGTGCGGCTTTTCTCAAAATCAATTCCGTTACCTGGCAATTGTCATTAACCGGCTCGGTATTGGGCATGGCACAAACAGCCGTAAAACCGCCCCAGGCAGCCGCCCGTGCACCGCTTTCAATGGTTTCTTTGTGCTCATGACCGGGCTCTCTTAGATGGACGTGCATGTCAATCAAACCCGGGCAAACAATTTTGCCGGTGGCATCGATCGTTTGCGATACCGGATCTGTCACTTGCGATTCCGGTTTGTCGTCTTTTGCTGTGTCCAGCGCAATCACATCAACGATTTTATCGTCTTCAACGATGATATCAGCGATCAGATCGATGCGGCCGGGATCGATGATCCTGCCGCCTTGAATCCGGGTTAACATGGCGGGTTTCTCCGTATGCTCAAATATCTGAAAAGCATTGGGGCGGTGCTTATTTAAGCAAATCGCCCAGTCGGCCCCAGCGAACGCCGAAATTTTCCTTGTCCCATGACCAGTAAATGATAAAGGCTTTGCCGTTGAGCGCTTTATAGTCCACAAATCCCCAAAAACGGCTATCATAGCTTTCATCGCGGTTATCGCCCATCACAAAAAGAGCGCTTTGCGGCACCGTGACCGGACCAAAATTATCGCGCGGTTTTGGGTGAGCCGGCAATATGCGAGGATCCGTATACACACCGTATGCATGATTGACCGGCTCTCCATTGACATACAGCTGCTTATCTCGGATCTCGATCACGTCCCCTGGAATGCCGATCACCCGCTTGATAAAATCCTTGTTGGGATCCACCGGATACTTAAAGACAACAATGTCGCCCCGCTTGGGGTTTTTGATGGGTATAATGTTTTTGCGTAAATACGGAATTTTTACACCGTAGATAAATTTATTGACCAGGATATGATCACCGATCTGGAGGGTTTGTTTCATCGAGCCGGAAGGAATTTTAAAAGCCTGCACCATAAACGTGCGAATAAACAATGCAATGACGATGGCAACCAAAATGGCTTCAATGTTTTCACGCCAAACACTTTTTTTACGCGTTTCGTTTTCAGATTCAGTAAGCTGTTCTGATTTCACTGTTGATGCCAACCCTTTCTGAGCTTGGATACAGATGTCATCGTGCCGCTACAATGCCGATCACCTAAAACACAAGCCGTAAGATCAGATGCGCATACAGACCTGCGATAACATCGTCTATAACAATACCGCTTCCGCCGCTCACTTTTCTTTCCAGCAGCCGAATCGGAAACGGTTTAAAAATGTCAAAACCTCTAAAAAGGATAAACCCCAGAACGGCGCTATATACATTAAAGGGTAATCCCACAAATACCACCAGAAACCCCGCAATTTCGTCAATAACGATCTGGCCCGGATCTTTTTGTTGGATGATTTTCTCGGCCGCAGAAGCCAGCCCGATGGCGCACCCGATAAACAGCGCGACACAAACAACTGCCAGCCCGAAAGGCAAACGGGAGATCAGCAAACACAGGGGCAATCCGATTAATGTTCCGAATGTACCGGGTGCAAATGGCACACGCCCAATATAAAAACCCGTCGCCAGAGACAAAACCGCATGTTCGCGAAATTTCATGGCCCGTGTCTATAATTCGATCGGCTGTTTGTCAACCGGCAATACGCCAAATAGGCAGCAAATAATGGCGGTTGTCGATTGATATCGATCAACCACCACCGCACGATGTTGACACTCTGGCTGTTTATTGAGCTGACATTTGAATCGGCAACAACAGAGTCCTGTATCGATCGCCAGCTCTGCCTTATATATCGCTGGTTTGAATTGAACTCGCTTCCTGGGTGAGGGCCTCATAAACCGCCCGCAGGGGCAGACTGCGTTCGAGTGCGATCTGACGGCAAATTTCATATTCGGGTA
This window of the Desulfobacterales bacterium genome carries:
- a CDS encoding tetratricopeptide repeat protein yields the protein MNPKDKSPSANIPGWRAFVLLGLILFLAYSNSFDVPWHFDDYASIITNPKVHAQYPRLSTVAQPFISYLQDGHLNRPLALSSFALNWYLSKDHTFGYHAINLVIHILSAFFLFMTLRALSSTPCLDGKYDRRQVFFISLLAAILWAVNPIQTQAVTYIVQRMASMCGMFYVLSIFFYVKARLSQNFTLKQALLFTTCSLSFLAAFFTKENAAILPFSLLLIEAVFFRDLDCRKVRLAFIGISLALGIAIVIGGTVLFYSGDPIALLNYEKRLFSPLERLLTQPRIILFYLTLIFYPAPHRLSLVHDIDISTSLFHPWTTLPSIIMVLAIIALAVFRIKKWPILSFAVLFFFLNHVIESSIIPLELIFEHRNYLPSLFLFWPMAVGLRRLIDLYHQKNVVVYYGLMAFIPLLIMGIGTGTYVRNIDWSSPKYLWEDAMSKAPNSSRPYHNLAWSHYQHVGDWDTALVLYQRALEREKTNKQQEPMIWNNIAAVHHFRGDLEKAAYFWQKSYKSAPRGINPRHRLSLALIKLDRLDEALSLLNSILVEYPQNIQALNLKGVIFWKQNRPREALLLFRQCLQLAPLHGQFLINIGASYYSMGNYHKANLFFTEALRRTARSRIALLWWVKSQVDTGDAVASNATMEELLSKVPIDKMIAWLRKIFSQKIYKDEVVVPQKDALLIESLRAQYRSKSDRIGE
- a CDS encoding sigma-54 dependent transcriptional regulator, with the translated sequence MTQSAPKILVVDDELSMRELLEYMLTNEGYAVTCAETGREAISVLEKNHFDLLLCDIRLGDITGLDVLRASKKQNPDNVVILISAYTTTETAVEAMNEGAYDYVPKPFDKDELLATIAKALELRSIEHEKKQIDDELKKNLHFGMIVGNSPAMRHIYKLIQQVSKTKTNVLITGESGTGKEVIAKAIHQESERSSKPFMVINCGGIPETLMESELFGHKKGAFTGATSDKIGLFETAHKGTVFLDEIGELSLPIQVKLLRAVQEKVFKPVGGNDDISVDIRIVSATNKALEEEVIAGNFREDLFYRLNVIEIKVPPLRERKADLRALAQHFLEKYSTEMEKEITKFSSYALDLLKKYDFPGNIRELENLLERSVALSTTNIILPDSLALSLHKRRWIEGFKDRRFDLDEVSRGVSLDGILEEIERGYLKKALDCSNGNKNKASELLGISFRSLRYRLDKLGIDT
- a CDS encoding dihydroorotase, translated to MLTRIQGGRIIDPGRIDLIADIIVEDDKIVDVIALDTAKDDKPESQVTDPVSQTIDATGKIVCPGLIDMHVHLREPGHEHKETIESGARAAAWGGFTAVCAMPNTEPVNDNCQVTELILRKAARANAARVYPVGAISLGLEGRQLCNFEHLKTCGVVAVSDDGNPVMDDALMYKALAAAKRLHLPVISHCEDLNLVAGGVMNAGSVAAELQLAGISNTSESAMVARDIAVSEATGAPVHIAHVSTAESVEALRAAKSKNLAVTAETAPHYFLLTDAAVKDSGTHAKMNPPLRSEKDRTAIRQGLADGTIDVIATDHAPHSDREKAVAFSQAANGIIGLESAVSLSLSLVHEGVISLSELIAKMSTQPARILGIECGLKPGASADITIIDPNVVYDVDVNHFKSLSRNCPFDGWRLKGRPCLTMVSGKIVFNAAEECKDS
- the lepB gene encoding signal peptidase I; this translates as MKSEQLTESENETRKKSVWRENIEAILVAIVIALFIRTFMVQAFKIPSGSMKQTLQIGDHILVNKFIYGVKIPYLRKNIIPIKNPKRGDIVVFKYPVDPNKDFIKRVIGIPGDVIEIRDKQLYVNGEPVNHAYGVYTDPRILPAHPKPRDNFGPVTVPQSALFVMGDNRDESYDSRFWGFVDYKALNGKAFIIYWSWDKENFGVRWGRLGDLLK
- a CDS encoding phosphatidylglycerophosphatase A, with translation MKFREHAVLSLATGFYIGRVPFAPGTFGTLIGLPLCLLISRLPFGLAVVCVALFIGCAIGLASAAEKIIQQKDPGQIVIDEIAGFLVVFVGLPFNVYSAVLGFILFRGFDIFKPFPIRLLERKVSGGSGIVIDDVIAGLYAHLILRLVF